TTCGTAACAGTTGCAGTACCCGCTGCAAACCAAGAAAAACTGGCTTCGCTATACAACTACTACACGGAGCTTCTTTCAACAGAGCTAGGTAAAGTAGAAGACAGCATTGTGACTTTCAACGAAGAAGCTTCAGTTGAAATGGGTGCACTTGCCGCGGCTGACCAAGCTCGATTCATTGCAGCACTAAACGCAGCGCCAAATGGCGTGATCCGTATGAGTGATGAGATCGAAGGTGTGGTAGAGACATCTCTAAACGTGGGTGTTATCACAACTGAAGAGAACTCAATCACTGTACTGTGCTTGATCCGCTCTCTTATCGATTCTGGCCGTAGCCAAGTTGAAAGCATGCTTCACTCTATAGCGGAGCTTGCGGGTGCAACTATCGAATTCTCTGGTGCTTACCCTGGTTGGAAGCCAGATGCGGATTCTGAAATCATGCACATCTTCCGCGACATGTACGAAGGCATCTACGGCCACAAGCCAAACATTATGGTTATCCACGCGGGTCTTGAGTGTGGTCTATTCAAAGAACCATACCCGAACATGGACATGGTTTCTTTCGGCCCTACGATCAAGTTCCCTCACTCTCCAGATGAGAAAGTGAAAATCGATACGGTTGAGCTATTCTGGAACCAAATGGTTGCACTACTTGAAGCCATCCCAGAAAAAGCATAATTCGCTTTTCTTGCAGAAACTAAAACAGGTGCTCATCGAGCACCTGTTTTTTATAACGAGTTTGTTGCGTTCTTTACAACAAATCTTAGGCGCGCTCTGCCGCGTAAGCCGCTAGTTCATCCATTGACGTTTGAGCCACAATCTCACCATCAATAAAATACGTTACTACTTCACCGTCACGCACACCAATCAAAGTCGCTTCGTCACCGTTTTGGTAGGTGATGCTCATTTGAATCGTATTTTCATCCAACTGCGTCATTTCACCACGCTCAATCACACGGTTCTGTGTTAACGGAGCGATTGGCGCTTCGGTTAGAGACTCATCTAATTTGTGATTGATATCGATGTAAGTATCGGTTTTGCTATCGAAAATATGTGGTGTACCTGTAATCGGGTTTTTGCCCGTCCAGAACTCCAGCGAGTTGAATACCAAGTAGTCAGCCGCAACGGTTAAACCGTAAACAGGCGCGAGCAGCATATTCAATCCACCCCGCGCATAACGGTTGTCCACCGCTTTGAGGTTAAATTGCATTAAGTAACCGGTAACAGCATTACTACCCACACAGCCAGAAAGAGCGGCCGACGCCACTGCCAATGCTACGATCTTTGTGATTGTTTTTTTCATAACGATCTCAGTTGATTAATTTACTCCCCCAAAGAGGGGGCTGGATAGTACTAACCTCAGACGCAATAAATATCAGAGTAAAATCAATAAATTGTCAGGACTACTACAGTCAAAAGACTTCTTGATCAAAGTCAAATCAACACTGACTCCATTCGCAGAACCCACCAATTAAAAATTTTTGTCGTCACCGTAAAGTGATTGATTCGTACTAAAAATCAACGATTGCTACATTTCGACTTAACCCATTATCTATTCGTTGAGAAACCTAAATGGCAAGACTAAAACCTAACCAACCATTCGAACTCCTTGATCAAACTGTACAGCCAGGCCAACGGATGGAAATTGAGCTGCAAGCGGCTCAACTGTATACCCACTCGCCGCTATCGATCCCTATTGAGGTGATTCATGGCCGCCAAGCGGGACCAACGTTGATGGTAAACGCAGCGATTCATGGGGATGAACTCAATGGTGTTGAAATTGCGCGTCAACTGACGAATGCTATCGATCCGAAAAAACTCAAAGGTACTTTGATTGTGGTACCTATCGTCAACGTGTTTGGTTTTATTCATAAGTCTCGTTACCTGCCCGATCGTCGCGACTTAAACCGCTGCTTTCCGGGAAGTGAAAAGGGTTCACTCACTTCGCGTATCGCACATACTTTCTTCGAGAACGTAGCAACACGTTGTGACTACATTTTGGATTTACATACCGGTGCTATTCACCGCACTAATTTACCTCAGATTCGCGCAAACTTATCGAATCCTGAGACATTAAGAATAGCGAACGCATTTGCAACACCAGTGATCATCGACTCGCCACTACGTGAAGGCTCACTGCGTAGCGAAGCCGAGAAACTCGGTATTCCAGTGCTGACGTACGAAGGCGGTGAAGCACTGCGCTTTGATCATTTAGCCATCCGTGCTGGTTACTTAGGTATTCACCAAGTGATGAAAGCCATCGGTATGCTAAGACCAAACCGTAAGAAATTACCAGAACCTGTGATCAGCCGCTCCACCAGCTGGATCCGTGCAGAATCAGACGGCATCTTACGTGTCATGGTAAGACTTGGCGAAAAAGTCGAAGCAGGACAAACTCTGGCTTACGTTAGTTCACCACTGGGTCATCAAGAGGGTCAAATCATCACTAAGAAAGGCGGTATTGTGATTGGACAACAAACACTGCCACTAGTGAATGAAGGAGATGCTGTGTTCCACATTGCTTACTTCAAGCAAGATAATGAAGATGTTGAACAATCAGTAGAAAACTACATTGAAGAGGTCGCTGAAGAGGTTTGGTCAACGACTCTGAATAACTGATCACTGGCTGAACGAGAAACTAAACTCCACAAAAAAGGCCCCAGTCGCTCAATACGATTGGGGCCTTTTCTTTACTGGGCGAGTAAACTCAACCTCATAGAATCTGAATCTTATTCAGCATCAAGCTCAGCAGCTGCTGCGCGAGCTTTTGCACGTGCTTCACGCGCTTGTGCTGCTTTTAGCTCTTTAGCGTGGCGCAGTTCATCACGCTCTTTACGCTGCTCTGCTTTACGCTCGTTGCGCTCAGCTTGGTTAGCAACGAAAGAAGCTAGCTCTTTCTCTGCCCATTCTTGTGCTTGAGCTTCTGTTTCAAAACCCGTTTCACGCTTAGAAACGCGAGTTGAGCGAGAAGTTACTTGACGAGTAATCTCTGCACACCAGCCATTGCGTTTTTCTGAAAGGCGGATATCAAATTTTTTGGTCTTAGACATGTTCTGTATTTTCCTAAGGGAGATCATTAAGGGATCGGTCAACTTTGATAACTCCATCTATGTGAGCATCTTTTAACACCATCCCTTGGTAAGCGCGGTATTAGAGCACAAATCCATAAACATTGCTGCAAATATTTGCAGCGGATCACACTCCAATTGTGCAAATCGTTTGCGACTCGGTGCCCTCAATTTCATTCCACCTTTCTTCCCCTCCACTTTGCAGAGAACAGAGCGTTAATGATGAAATGAACTATGCTCAAACATAGGCAAGTGAACCACTAATCGACTCGATTACCCATCAATGTTCAATGTCTTAACTACTCCGCCCATAATTAAAATAGCTAAGGAGTCGCTATGGATAGCTTCATCAAAAATCTACCAAAAGTTGAGCTGCACCTACATATAGAAGGCACACTCGAACCAGAACTGATGTTTGAATTAGCAAAACGCAACAACATCGACATCCCATTCGACACTCCAGATCAAGTGCGTCAAGCGTATCAATTTCACAACCTACAATCGTTTCTCGATATCTATTATCAAGGTGCCAATGTTCTTGTTCACGAGCAAGACTTCTACGACCTGACATGGGCTTACTTGCTTAAATGCCAACAAGATAACGTGATTCATACCGAGATATTTTTTGACCCTCAAACCCACACTGAGCGAGGGATTGAGTTTAAAACAGTGATCACAGGTATCACCCGCGCTCTAAAAAACGCCGAACAGGAGTTAGGGATCAGCAGTCAGTTGATCATGTGTTTCTTACGTCACCTTGATGAAGAGAGCGCCTTCGCTACTCTGAGTCACGCCCTTCCCTACAAAGAATACATTATTGGCGTCGGACTCGACTCTTCTGAGATGGGCCATCCTCCAGAAAAGTTTCAGCGCGTATTTCAAGAGGCGCTCAATCACGGTTTCCTCACCGTCGCTCACGCGGGTGAAGAAGGTCCTGCTCAAAACATTCGAGATGCCATTGAGATGTTAGGGGTTACTCGGATCGACCATGGTGTACGCTGCAGTGACGATCCAGAACTCATAGCGGAGTTGGCCGCACAGCGTATACCTTTAACGGTTTGCCCGCTGTCGAACACCAAATTGAAAGTGTTTGAGACTATGCAGCAGCACAACATCGTTGAGCTGCTGAGAAAAGGGCTATGTGTAACCATAAACTCGGATGACCCTGCCTACTTCGGTGGCTACATGAACGATAACTTCTTAGCCGTTGCCCATGCTCACGAAGTTACAGCCCAAGAGCTGGCGCAGTTTAGTATCAACGCTATCGAAGCGAGTTTCATCTCCCCTCATGCTAAGGAAGATATGATTACCCAAGTTCGACACTATCTCGCCAACCACTAAACCTGGACACTCAAGTTAAAACGAAAAAGGAAGCACATCGCTTCCTTTTTCGTTATTCATATATCTAATCACTTAACCCGGATGACCATCAACTCTAGGCGTTAGCAACATCATGCCAAATTTAAGCACATACATACCAAACGCGAGTACCCATAAACCCGCACTGATATTGACGATAGGCATCATATAAACCGGGAACAAACTAACACCGACACTGCGCAGTAACGCTGCGAGAATCAAGGCTGAAAAGGCTACGGCCATATTCGGCCCTTTGTAGATAGCGCGCCCTGTATGGCCCATAGTGACACGAGCAATCATCGCCAAGATCAAACCGCTCAAGCCACCTATTGCAAATAGGTGAATCATGTTATGCCCTGCAAACGGATTATCCAGTAAGCCACGTAATAGCAAGCTCAACGGAATACATAGGTATGCCGCGTGCAGTGACCACACCAACGGCTCAGACAGCGTCGCCCAAGGTTTCCAACGAATCACACGTATTAACTGAGCAATACCCGCAAACAGCATCAAAGGCTTACCGACTTCGACAAAAGTCAGTGGGAAGAAACTCAATACAAACAACCCAACCAACGGCAGATTGGCTAACCACTCGAGCCATAGTAGAGGTTGCGGCTTATCAAAGTTAAAACGACGTGCGGTGAAGAATGGGATGACTCTCCCTCCCATCACAGATAACAGCAGCGTAAACCACCACAGCATCGCATGCCAAACCGCTGAAGCAGGGAATGGCGGCATCCCCTTAATGGTTGCATAGCTGGCAAAGTTCGCCACGATCGCCAACACAAACAGTGGAACAAAAAATAGGTTTTTCCACCCTTTCGCATGTACTACTCGAAAGCCAATTTCGTAAGCAGCAAGAGCCAAAAACAGCGCTTCAATCGATGAAATTAGCCACAAGGGTGTGGGTGTCCAAAACAGAATTCGAGGCGCAAGCCACAAGCCGACCAAAGCCGCGAGACGATAATGTTTAGTACCATTGACGCCCGTCCATGTCTGTACCGCGGTCAACACAAATCCCACAACAATCGCCATCGAGAAACCAAACAACATCTCATGAACATGCCACCATAGAG
The Vibrio pelagius genome window above contains:
- a CDS encoding adenosine deaminase, whose translation is MDSFIKNLPKVELHLHIEGTLEPELMFELAKRNNIDIPFDTPDQVRQAYQFHNLQSFLDIYYQGANVLVHEQDFYDLTWAYLLKCQQDNVIHTEIFFDPQTHTERGIEFKTVITGITRALKNAEQELGISSQLIMCFLRHLDEESAFATLSHALPYKEYIIGVGLDSSEMGHPPEKFQRVFQEALNHGFLTVAHAGEEGPAQNIRDAIEMLGVTRIDHGVRCSDDPELIAELAAQRIPLTVCPLSNTKLKVFETMQQHNIVELLRKGLCVTINSDDPAYFGGYMNDNFLAVAHAHEVTAQELAQFSINAIEASFISPHAKEDMITQVRHYLANH
- a CDS encoding succinylglutamate desuccinylase/aspartoacylase family protein, producing MARLKPNQPFELLDQTVQPGQRMEIELQAAQLYTHSPLSIPIEVIHGRQAGPTLMVNAAIHGDELNGVEIARQLTNAIDPKKLKGTLIVVPIVNVFGFIHKSRYLPDRRDLNRCFPGSEKGSLTSRIAHTFFENVATRCDYILDLHTGAIHRTNLPQIRANLSNPETLRIANAFATPVIIDSPLREGSLRSEAEKLGIPVLTYEGGEALRFDHLAIRAGYLGIHQVMKAIGMLRPNRKKLPEPVISRSTSWIRAESDGILRVMVRLGEKVEAGQTLAYVSSPLGHQEGQIITKKGGIVIGQQTLPLVNEGDAVFHIAYFKQDNEDVEQSVENYIEEVAEEVWSTTLNN
- a CDS encoding DUF3332 domain-containing protein, coding for MKKTITKIVALAVASAALSGCVGSNAVTGYLMQFNLKAVDNRYARGGLNMLLAPVYGLTVAADYLVFNSLEFWTGKNPITGTPHIFDSKTDTYIDINHKLDESLTEAPIAPLTQNRVIERGEMTQLDENTIQMSITYQNGDEATLIGVRDGEVVTYFIDGEIVAQTSMDELAAYAAERA
- a CDS encoding DUF3622 domain-containing protein, which gives rise to MSKTKKFDIRLSEKRNGWCAEITRQVTSRSTRVSKRETGFETEAQAQEWAEKELASFVANQAERNERKAEQRKERDELRHAKELKAAQAREARAKARAAAAELDAE
- a CDS encoding NnrS family protein, which gives rise to MLNITDKSVEDAIPAYLRLGFRPFFFLGSIYAVLAIVLWVYMFQNGQPEILQVPALWWHVHEMLFGFSMAIVVGFVLTAVQTWTGVNGTKHYRLAALVGLWLAPRILFWTPTPLWLISSIEALFLALAAYEIGFRVVHAKGWKNLFFVPLFVLAIVANFASYATIKGMPPFPASAVWHAMLWWFTLLLSVMGGRVIPFFTARRFNFDKPQPLLWLEWLANLPLVGLFVLSFFPLTFVEVGKPLMLFAGIAQLIRVIRWKPWATLSEPLVWSLHAAYLCIPLSLLLRGLLDNPFAGHNMIHLFAIGGLSGLILAMIARVTMGHTGRAIYKGPNMAVAFSALILAALLRSVGVSLFPVYMMPIVNISAGLWVLAFGMYVLKFGMMLLTPRVDGHPG